Proteins encoded by one window of Candidatus Hydrogenedentota bacterium:
- a CDS encoding DUF4838 domain-containing protein, which produces MIRGCRVAAVYFMLCCAVGQASEEVTLAANGEAAYPVVVSEHASARVRAAAETLAKYLGQIAGTDFPAATGNGESGIAVGACGDFAAVRLAHRFDAADIRRREEYVLHSHAKGLWLIGATELAVEHAVWDLLYRLGYRQFFPGQTWEVVPRLETVCIALDEVERPAYRARRIWYGWGPWDYAQEPYGEWCARNRCVHGVALNTGHAYDHIVKWAEKEFDAHPEYWPLLDGERKKVSNPKPCLGNPEVRALFVKYALEQFENDPSLDSVSMDPSDGGGWCECPLCRGMGSVSDRVVTVANEVAAAVDARFPGKLVGIYAYNYHSPAPGVRVHPNVVVSVATAFIKGGYTVEELITGWSAQGATLGIREYYSVNTWDRDQAGQARGGNLEYLRRTIPEFHAKGARYMSAESSDNWGPNGLGYYLAARMLWDPAEAERTGELVEDFLDRSFGPAKEPMRAFYEQLDGSKPHLVVDDQLGRMYRALRDARELADSPGIAARLDALTLYARYCSLYQQYAGAEGAERQAAFEKLIRHAYRMRETMLVHAKALYRDLVTRDKTVTIPDTAAWDVPEGDNPWKSSEPFTQPELAAFIEEGVVGHPLVELDFEPVTFSASLVPAASTLKFPAGLPAGELGPGRGTQTFYTYVQDVPATIELAITGGLIEHYRDRGNVKVELWKMGGSSETGDKETLSASDRSVAPDGVQHTVRLPVQESGLYKLTVDDGGDRTQVTWPEDEPMTVLSSGDTPMNGSYGEWTGYFYVPRGTAAIGLFGGGHGEVRDSADRPQFWLNGREPNFYRVPVPDGEDGRVWRICYAKGAIRLLTVPPCFAMTPQTLLLPEE; this is translated from the coding sequence ATGATCCGGGGATGCAGAGTGGCGGCGGTGTATTTCATGCTGTGTTGTGCCGTTGGGCAGGCTTCCGAAGAAGTTACTCTGGCGGCAAACGGGGAAGCGGCGTACCCCGTAGTCGTTTCGGAACACGCATCCGCGCGTGTGCGCGCGGCGGCCGAGACGCTCGCGAAATACCTTGGCCAAATCGCCGGCACGGACTTCCCGGCCGCCACCGGAAACGGCGAGAGCGGCATTGCAGTCGGCGCCTGCGGCGATTTTGCGGCAGTGCGGCTCGCGCATCGATTTGATGCAGCAGACATTCGCCGGCGCGAAGAATATGTGCTGCACTCGCACGCAAAGGGCCTGTGGCTCATCGGGGCGACGGAGCTCGCGGTCGAACATGCGGTCTGGGATCTCCTCTACCGGCTTGGGTACCGGCAGTTTTTTCCCGGGCAGACCTGGGAAGTTGTGCCGCGGCTTGAAACGGTGTGTATCGCGCTCGATGAAGTCGAGCGGCCAGCCTATCGTGCACGGCGCATCTGGTATGGCTGGGGACCTTGGGATTATGCACAGGAGCCTTACGGCGAGTGGTGCGCGAGGAACCGGTGCGTGCACGGTGTTGCCCTGAATACCGGCCACGCGTACGACCATATCGTCAAATGGGCGGAGAAGGAATTCGATGCGCATCCGGAGTACTGGCCATTGCTCGACGGCGAACGGAAGAAAGTCTCCAATCCCAAACCCTGTCTGGGCAATCCGGAGGTTCGGGCGCTGTTCGTCAAGTACGCGCTGGAGCAGTTCGAGAATGACCCGTCGCTCGATAGCGTCTCGATGGACCCGAGCGATGGCGGGGGGTGGTGCGAGTGCCCCCTGTGCAGGGGGATGGGAAGCGTGAGCGATCGCGTCGTCACGGTTGCGAATGAGGTTGCCGCTGCGGTCGATGCGAGGTTTCCTGGGAAACTCGTGGGCATCTACGCGTACAACTACCATTCCCCTGCGCCGGGCGTGCGGGTTCATCCGAACGTGGTGGTCAGCGTGGCGACGGCCTTTATCAAAGGAGGGTATACGGTCGAGGAACTCATCACCGGATGGTCCGCCCAAGGCGCGACTCTCGGCATCCGCGAATACTATAGCGTGAACACGTGGGATCGGGATCAGGCGGGTCAGGCGCGGGGCGGCAACCTCGAGTATCTGCGCCGCACGATCCCCGAGTTTCACGCCAAAGGGGCCCGCTACATGTCCGCCGAATCGAGCGACAACTGGGGGCCGAACGGCCTGGGGTACTATCTGGCGGCGCGAATGCTGTGGGACCCAGCGGAGGCGGAACGGACCGGCGAGCTGGTCGAAGATTTCCTCGACCGGTCCTTTGGCCCCGCAAAGGAACCGATGCGGGCCTTCTACGAACAGCTGGACGGCTCGAAGCCCCATCTGGTTGTGGACGATCAGCTTGGCAGGATGTACCGCGCACTCCGGGATGCCCGCGAGCTTGCTGACTCCCCGGGTATTGCCGCCAGGCTCGATGCTCTGACTCTTTATGCGCGCTACTGCTCACTCTATCAACAGTATGCCGGGGCAGAAGGCGCGGAAAGGCAAGCCGCATTTGAAAAACTGATTCGCCACGCGTACCGCATGCGCGAAACCATGCTTGTGCATGCTAAAGCCCTCTATCGCGACCTGGTGACCCGCGACAAGACGGTGACGATTCCGGATACTGCCGCCTGGGACGTGCCGGAAGGGGACAATCCCTGGAAATCCAGCGAGCCGTTCACGCAACCCGAGCTCGCCGCCTTCATTGAAGAGGGAGTCGTTGGACATCCTCTCGTGGAGCTGGATTTCGAGCCCGTGACGTTCAGCGCGAGTCTGGTCCCGGCCGCCTCAACCTTGAAATTCCCGGCGGGGCTTCCTGCCGGTGAGCTTGGTCCCGGCCGGGGTACCCAGACTTTCTACACGTACGTTCAGGATGTTCCGGCGACAATCGAACTCGCCATCACCGGTGGTCTCATCGAACACTACCGCGACCGGGGAAACGTCAAAGTCGAGCTCTGGAAAATGGGCGGTTCAAGTGAAACGGGAGATAAGGAAACCCTGTCCGCAAGCGACCGAAGCGTTGCGCCCGATGGGGTTCAACATACAGTCAGGCTGCCTGTCCAGGAATCCGGTCTCTACAAGCTTACTGTCGACGATGGCGGAGACCGGACACAGGTCACCTGGCCTGAGGATGAGCCCATGACTGTCTTATCGAGCGGGGATACGCCGATGAATGGCTCCTACGGGGAATGGACCGGCTATTTCTATGTGCCCCGAGGAACGGCCGCGATTGGTTTGTTCGGAGGGGGGCACGGAGAAGTGCGCGACAGTGCCGACCGGCCGCAATTCTGGCTCAACGGCCGCGAACCGAATTTCTACAGAGTGCCAGTGCCCGATGGCGAGGACGGACGCGTTTGGCGTATATGCTACGCCAAAGGAGCGATTCGCCTCTTGACCGTTCCTCCCTGTTTTGCCATGACCCCGCAGACCTTGCTTCTCCCAGAGGAA